Proteins found in one Maridesulfovibrio sp. genomic segment:
- a CDS encoding sigma-54 dependent transcriptional regulator: MISHAKILIVDDEAIARDNLKHILTEEGHTITTVGSGTEALQQIGKNEFELVLTDLMLPGMNGIELLEHIKEMQPSTQVIVITGHATVDTAVIAMQKGAHSYIAKPLNINELKAQVFNALERQALSVEVLRLRQVLKAGKQDFPLVGQSDQITKLKKTIGQLAHMDCNVLIQGETGTGKELIAQGIHMLSSRSEERFMAINCGTFTAELMDKELFGHEREAFTGAQRGQKGILEVANSGTVFFDEMSELPLNMQVKLLRVLQERTFLRVGGTQEIPVDIRVVSATNCDLKEEVEKGTFRQDLFYRLNVVTLSAPPLREHREDIPVLMGHFLEKHRTETQNIDTISQETLDILMNYSFPGNVRELENISQRALALARGTIFTPDLLPEEIRNIDRGAPMQTLEEVEINHIQKVMLATNGNKTQAAKILGIDRVSLWRKMKKLGLEKDS, translated from the coding sequence ATGATAAGCCACGCCAAAATTCTTATTGTCGATGACGAGGCAATCGCCAGAGACAACCTGAAACATATCCTTACTGAAGAAGGACACACAATAACCACAGTAGGCTCAGGTACAGAGGCACTACAGCAGATCGGGAAAAACGAATTTGAGCTGGTACTGACCGACCTTATGCTTCCCGGCATGAACGGCATCGAACTTCTTGAACACATCAAGGAGATGCAACCCTCCACTCAGGTCATTGTTATCACCGGGCACGCAACGGTGGACACGGCTGTTATCGCCATGCAGAAAGGCGCGCATTCATACATCGCCAAGCCATTAAATATCAATGAACTGAAAGCGCAGGTCTTCAATGCACTGGAACGACAGGCTCTTTCTGTGGAGGTGCTCCGTTTACGGCAGGTGCTTAAAGCGGGTAAGCAGGACTTTCCACTTGTCGGGCAGAGTGACCAGATCACGAAGCTGAAAAAAACCATCGGCCAGTTGGCTCACATGGACTGCAACGTTCTCATTCAGGGGGAGACAGGAACAGGTAAGGAACTCATCGCTCAGGGAATTCATATGCTCAGCTCCCGATCCGAAGAGCGCTTCATGGCCATCAACTGCGGAACATTCACCGCCGAGTTGATGGATAAGGAACTTTTCGGGCATGAAAGGGAAGCATTCACCGGGGCGCAGCGCGGACAGAAAGGTATTCTGGAAGTAGCCAACAGCGGAACGGTATTTTTTGACGAGATGAGTGAACTGCCCCTGAACATGCAGGTTAAGCTGTTGCGGGTTCTTCAGGAACGGACTTTTCTCCGGGTCGGCGGAACTCAGGAAATTCCTGTTGATATCCGTGTCGTTTCCGCTACAAACTGTGACCTGAAAGAAGAAGTGGAAAAAGGAACTTTCCGGCAGGACCTTTTCTATCGCTTGAATGTGGTAACCCTCTCAGCTCCGCCGCTGAGGGAACACCGGGAAGATATCCCCGTACTGATGGGACATTTTCTGGAAAAACACCGCACGGAAACCCAGAATATCGACACCATTTCTCAGGAAACGCTCGATATATTAATGAACTATTCCTTTCCCGGAAATGTGCGTGAGCTGGAGAATATTTCGCAACGCGCGCTGGCACTGGCCCGCGGAACAATTTTTACGCCGGACCTGCTGCCTGAAGAAATTCGCAACATCGACCGGGGCGCTCCGATGCAAACACTTGAAGAAGTGGAAATAAACCACATCCAGAAAGTAATGCTGGCGACAAACGGCAACAAGACACAGGCTGCCAAGATACTCGGTATCGACCGAGTCTCGCTGTGGCGTAAAATGAAAAAGCTGGGACTGGAAAAAGACAGTTAG
- a CDS encoding HAMP domain-containing sensor histidine kinase, with product MLKLNIRQKIIIGIIIFAICFGCLGLLSYMNTVQLENEVQLIERSDDLSSLILEIRRIEKNYLLYHDPALFTLGLDYLNRTEKLLQELMGAFRKKKIKGHGKRLEKNLVIYKKLLQEIARTADESLKQDNSLSIKLREVGQNLVEHSKAISNFERDNILDINRTLRSNLFISMFGIAAVIMTLVGFFSSHILKPLRQVQQATEDISQGTFKALTIKNSHDEIQQVFAALNSMVEQLLKRRRQLVQAQKLSSIGTLASGIAHQLNNPLNNISTSCQILEERTKGKDELADKMMHNIMQETMRSRDIVKGLLEFSREREYSPGPIEIDKIVQSAVSLVSSQVPSNINLVLNLPENIFVFADRRKLQEAFINLLINAIQAIGTDQGQIEVSLSADKENTTINISDTGPGIPPETQERIFDPFFSTKEVGQGTGLGLYIVYGIIEKHQGNIRVRSNPGQGTKFLITLPLDQEHKA from the coding sequence GTGCTTAAACTCAATATTCGTCAAAAAATAATTATCGGAATAATAATCTTCGCAATCTGCTTCGGCTGCCTTGGGCTGCTCTCATATATGAACACCGTCCAATTGGAAAACGAAGTACAATTGATTGAACGAAGTGATGACTTAAGCAGCCTTATTCTGGAAATCCGGCGCATCGAAAAAAACTACCTTTTATATCATGATCCTGCGCTTTTCACCCTTGGACTGGATTACCTGAACCGCACGGAAAAACTCCTTCAGGAATTGATGGGAGCTTTCAGGAAGAAAAAGATCAAAGGACACGGAAAGAGACTGGAAAAGAATCTGGTTATTTATAAAAAGCTGCTGCAGGAAATAGCCCGAACAGCAGACGAATCGCTCAAACAGGACAACTCCCTAAGCATCAAGCTGCGGGAAGTCGGGCAGAATCTGGTTGAACACTCCAAGGCCATATCCAACTTTGAGCGGGACAATATTCTGGATATCAACAGGACTCTGCGTTCCAACCTGTTTATTTCCATGTTTGGAATCGCGGCAGTGATCATGACTCTGGTAGGATTCTTTTCTTCGCACATTCTCAAACCGCTCAGGCAGGTTCAGCAGGCAACAGAAGACATTTCGCAAGGCACATTCAAAGCACTTACAATAAAAAACTCACATGATGAGATTCAGCAGGTTTTTGCGGCACTTAATTCCATGGTGGAACAGCTCCTCAAGAGAAGACGCCAACTGGTGCAAGCGCAGAAGCTTTCATCCATCGGGACCCTCGCCTCGGGAATTGCCCACCAGCTGAACAACCCCCTGAACAATATTTCCACTTCCTGCCAGATTCTTGAAGAACGCACCAAAGGCAAGGACGAACTCGCCGACAAAATGATGCACAACATTATGCAGGAGACAATGCGCTCAAGGGATATCGTTAAAGGGCTGCTTGAATTTTCAAGAGAAAGGGAATATTCACCCGGACCTATTGAAATCGATAAAATCGTCCAGTCAGCCGTAAGTCTCGTTTCCAGCCAGGTACCGTCAAATATTAATTTAGTTCTGAATTTGCCTGAAAACATTTTTGTTTTTGCCGACCGACGCAAACTGCAGGAGGCCTTTATCAACCTTCTGATTAACGCCATTCAGGCCATCGGCACGGATCAGGGACAGATTGAGGTCAGCTTATCAGCCGACAAGGAAAACACCACAATCAACATAAGTGACACCGGTCCGGGAATCCCCCCAGAAACGCAGGAACGAATTTTCGATCCGTTCTTTTCCACCAAGGAAGTGGGACAGGGAACAGGACTGGGGCTCTACATAGTTTACGGTATAATCGAAAAGCATCAGGGTAATATCAGAGTAAGGAGCAACCCCGGTCAGGGGACAAAATTCCTGATCACATTGCCTCTGGATCAGGAGCACAAGGCATGA